In Methylomonas sp. MK1, the genomic stretch CCAAGGTCTTGAAAGGTAGGGTGTTGCGCTGTCGGGAGATAGATTGATGCGCGATGTTGCCGGGGAGTTGCAGCGATATTATTCGGTTCATAAGTATTGCCCTCGGGAAAGAAGAAGGAATGTGAAACCAATGCGAAGCGGATTGGCAAAACTTGGTTTATGCCTTAGCCAACGCTGTTTGTCGGCTTACCTAACTGAAAAGCGTTAGTTTTTTACCCTGATCAACCCATTTGACAACGAAACGGCACTAGCTTTCACATTGGGTGAGTTCCGGTTTGTAGCACAAAGGTTCAATGGCGAAATATAAAAACTTACCGTGTCGGCAAGCCGCTTCAGTTGAATGCCCCGCGCCTTCTGGAAATTGTCATATCGGCATGCCTTGGGGGCAGAAGGGGAATGCCGAAATCCCGATTACGGGGCTAATGAGTTAGGTCCTGGCCAACCACTGGTCGCGTAACCTCTGTCGATGAATATACAGCCACTGGATGGCGAGGATGGGAATGCCGGATTCGATTTTGTCGTCTTCCAGCATTTGAAATACCTCGTCGAATTTCACCGCAGTGACGCGGATGTCTTCATCCTCTTCTTCCAAGCCATGAATGCCGCCGACCTGGCTGCTGTCAACTCGGCCGCAGAATAAGGTAATCCACTCCGACGAGCCGCCTGGCGTGGTGAAGAACTGTTTTATTTCGATGAGTTCTTCTATCTCGCAGCCGGCTTCTTCGCGGGCTTCGCGATAAGCGACTTCTTCCGCGGTTTCACCTTCTTCAATGGCGCCGGCCACAATTTCCAGCTGCCACGCCCGTTCCGGTTGCAGGACCGCGCCGACGCGGAACTGTTCTATCAACACCACTTCGTCGCGGTTCGGATCATACAGCAGTACGGCCACGCAATTGCCGCGGCGGAACAATTCCCGCTTCAAAGGGGGACTCCAACCGCCGTTGAAAAGCGTGTGTTTCAGGGTGTATTGCTCCAGCCGGAAAAAGCCTTCATAAACAACCTGCGTATCCAGTATTTGAAATTGTTTGTCGTTCATCGGCCGTAGGTTACCCGGTAGATGACGCCCAAGCTGTCGTCGCTGATCAACAAGCTGCCGTCCGGCATTTGAATAATGTCGTTCGGCCGCCCTAGTACCTGACCTTCCGCTGTCAGCCAACCGCTGATGAAGGGTAGTTCGTTATAGGCTTGGCCTTCGCGGAATTTGACCACATTCACCTGGTAACCTTGCGGTACGGTGCGATTCCAAGAGCCATGTTGGGCGACGAACAACTGCCGGAAATAAGTGTCCGGAAATTGTTTGCCGGTATAAAAACGCATGCCGAGCGGGGCAATGTGGGCTTTATATTTCCAGGCCGGGGCCTTGAATTTATAGCATTGCTTGTCGCCTATATATTCCGGGTCTGGAATGGTCCCGGCATGGCAATACGGGAAGCCGAAATGCTCGCCTTTTTGGTTCCATTCGTTCAGTTCGTCCGGCGGCATGTCGTCACCCAGATAGTCGCGGCCGTTGTCATTGAAAAACAGATGGCCGCTGCGGGTTTCCCAATCGAACCCCACCGTGTTACGGATGCCGCGCGCTAGGATTTCCATATCGCTACCATCCGGGTCCAGGCGAATTAGCGAGCCGTAAATCGGTTTGTCCGGGTCGC encodes the following:
- a CDS encoding NUDIX domain-containing protein, producing MNDKQFQILDTQVVYEGFFRLEQYTLKHTLFNGGWSPPLKRELFRRGNCVAVLLYDPNRDEVVLIEQFRVGAVLQPERAWQLEIVAGAIEEGETAEEVAYREAREEAGCEIEELIEIKQFFTTPGGSSEWITLFCGRVDSSQVGGIHGLEEEDEDIRVTAVKFDEVFQMLEDDKIESGIPILAIQWLYIHRQRLRDQWLART
- a CDS encoding PQQ-dependent sugar dehydrogenase; translated protein: MKIIKSLLMLFAAVPVCLAATPEQEAVLKQLRLPPGFNIRIFADDVPNARQMALGDNGVVYVGSRQGSVYAVQDKDGDGVAEQKYLIIQQLNLPNGVAYKDGTLYVAEIHRIIRFDEVGQRLASPPKAVTVFDQFPSDRHHGWKYLRFGPDGKLYTAVGAPCNVCDPDKPIYGSLIRLDPDGSDMEILARGIRNTVGFDWETRSGHLFFNDNGRDYLGDDMPPDELNEWNQKGEHFGFPYCHAGTIPDPEYIGDKQCYKFKAPAWKYKAHIAPLGMRFYTGKQFPDTYFRQLFVAQHGSWNRTVPQGYQVNVVKFREGQAYNELPFISGWLTAEGQVLGRPNDIIQMPDGSLLISDDSLGVIYRVTYGR